A genomic stretch from Erigeron canadensis isolate Cc75 chromosome 9, C_canadensis_v1, whole genome shotgun sequence includes:
- the LOC122582114 gene encoding seipin-2-like isoform X1, translated as MVQQQQQEEFRDAHDSFDDPLSKTSFPPSSPGLRRRRLSNASPVRRKPHKFSSNLKDVNNNPKLNGNYLNLKDVIKTDSDLDDQIVTESSVTVDSPNSNLAPLVVLLKVFVYQANLLVGFVTFPIWVVYYAYLLLLVITRRVRRYTIRKISRFLGFCIGNVKRVVYGWIKRNSNSVWKLCQRVGLGLLQSVSIGFILVGLLIFAFVTSGVLMKCFLDEPVERFEELSFDYTKDAPIAYMPIMSCPQSFCDECDGDFESGKRAQLGRVIPLGHKLLATVSLTLPESDYNRNLGIFQVRVDILSPSGKFLASTTQPCMLRFKSLPIRLLMTFLKLFPVISGYSSETQALAIKFKGYIERVTPTSCLRVVLEPRAAFAKGGGVPEIYTAYLKLESQLPLLKRILWSWKLAIYVWTSIVIFIGGLVFMMICCTPLLVPWLQPMGMRSNNNGSR; from the exons AtggtacaacaacaacaacaagaggAATTCAGAGATGCCCATGATTCATTTGATGACCCACTTTCAAAAACATCTTTCCCCCCTTCCTCCCCGGGTCTCCGCCGTCGTCGACTGTCTAACGCTTCTCCGGTAAGAAGAAAACCCCACAAGTTTTCATCGAATTTGAAAGATGTAAATAATAATCCGAAATTAAATGGGAATTACTTGAATTTGAAAGATGTAATAAAGACTGATAGTGATTTAGATGATCAAATTGTCACTGAAAGTTCCGTTACAGTCGATTCCCCGAATTCAAACTTAGCCCCATTAGTAGTTTTGTTAAAAGTATTTGTATATCAAGCAAATTTGTTAGTTGGGTTTGTTACATTTCCCATATGGGTTGTATACTATGCTTATCTGCTTCTTTTGGTGATCACTAGACGTGTACGACGTTACACGATTAGAAAGATTTCGAGGTTTTTGGGATTCTGTATAGGTAATGTGAAACGGGTTGTGTATGGATGGATTAAAAGAAATAGTAATTCAGTTTGGAAATTATGTCAGAGAGTTGGGTTGGGGTTATTGCAGTCGGTTTCTATTGGGtttattttggttggtttgttgATTTTTGCGTTTGTTACTAGTGGCGTTTTAATGAAATGCTTTTTGGATGAGCCTGTGGAAAGATTTGAGGAATTGAGTTTTGATTATACAAAAGATGCTCCTATTGCTTATATGCCGATTATGTCTTGTCCCCAATCCTTTTGTGATGAGTGTGATGGAGACTTTGAATCTGGAAAACGTGCTCAGTTGGGGCGGGTTATACCTCTTGGTCATAAATTATTGGCTACCGTCTCGTTGACCTTGCCAGAATCCGATTACAACAGAAATCTTGGGATTTTTCAG GTGAGGGTAGACATCCTCTCTCCCAGTGGCAAATTCCTTGCAAGTACGACACAACCATGTATGCTGCGATTCAAAAGCCTGCCTATCCGTCTTCTAATGacttttttgaaactttttccTGTAATCTCTGGCTATTCATCAGAAACCCAGGCCCTAGCTATCAAGTTCAAAGGGTATATCGAACGGGTAACTCCAACCTCTTGTTTGAGGGTGGTCCTTGAACCACGAGCAGCATTTGCAAAAGGTGGTGGCGTTCCTGAAATATATACAGCATATCTAAAACTCGAGTCACAACTTCCTCTTTTGAAGAGGATTTTATGGTCATGGAAATTGGCAATTTATGTATGGACTAGTATTGTGATCTTTATAGGTGGCTTGGTTTTCATGATGATATGTTGCACACCCTTGCTAGTTCCGTGGTTACAGCCAATGGGTATGCGTTCTAATAATAATGGTTCAAGGTAG
- the LOC122582114 gene encoding seipin-2-like isoform X2 — protein MPMIHLMTHFQKHLSPLPPRVSAVVDCLTLLRGVLMKCFLDEPVERFEELSFDYTKDAPIAYMPIMSCPQSFCDECDGDFESGKRAQLGRVIPLGHKLLATVSLTLPESDYNRNLGIFQVRVDILSPSGKFLASTTQPCMLRFKSLPIRLLMTFLKLFPVISGYSSETQALAIKFKGYIERVTPTSCLRVVLEPRAAFAKGGGVPEIYTAYLKLESQLPLLKRILWSWKLAIYVWTSIVIFIGGLVFMMICCTPLLVPWLQPMGMRSNNNGSR, from the exons ATGCCCATGATTCATTTGATGACCCACTTTCAAAAACATCTTTCCCCCCTTCCTCCCCGGGTCTCCGCCGTCGTCGACTGTCTAACGCTTCTCCG TGGCGTTTTAATGAAATGCTTTTTGGATGAGCCTGTGGAAAGATTTGAGGAATTGAGTTTTGATTATACAAAAGATGCTCCTATTGCTTATATGCCGATTATGTCTTGTCCCCAATCCTTTTGTGATGAGTGTGATGGAGACTTTGAATCTGGAAAACGTGCTCAGTTGGGGCGGGTTATACCTCTTGGTCATAAATTATTGGCTACCGTCTCGTTGACCTTGCCAGAATCCGATTACAACAGAAATCTTGGGATTTTTCAG GTGAGGGTAGACATCCTCTCTCCCAGTGGCAAATTCCTTGCAAGTACGACACAACCATGTATGCTGCGATTCAAAAGCCTGCCTATCCGTCTTCTAATGacttttttgaaactttttccTGTAATCTCTGGCTATTCATCAGAAACCCAGGCCCTAGCTATCAAGTTCAAAGGGTATATCGAACGGGTAACTCCAACCTCTTGTTTGAGGGTGGTCCTTGAACCACGAGCAGCATTTGCAAAAGGTGGTGGCGTTCCTGAAATATATACAGCATATCTAAAACTCGAGTCACAACTTCCTCTTTTGAAGAGGATTTTATGGTCATGGAAATTGGCAATTTATGTATGGACTAGTATTGTGATCTTTATAGGTGGCTTGGTTTTCATGATGATATGTTGCACACCCTTGCTAGTTCCGTGGTTACAGCCAATGGGTATGCGTTCTAATAATAATGGTTCAAGGTAG